A single region of the Paraburkholderia megapolitana genome encodes:
- a CDS encoding 2OG-Fe(II) oxygenase: MNRTEIGALIAQRLAPVVAEAHEQWLRAAPIHFFVVDDLLPVELASEIRRAFPDASKMMLRKSLRELKYVTAQMNQHAPLLEEIIFAFQEPAVVELVQQISGLRSLYPDEHLYAGGISMMGNGHFLNPHLDNSHDKDRARYRVLNLLYYVSPDWQAGNGGNLEVWPNGTKAEPTTIVSEFNRLVVMVTNQHSWHSVSKNLTDQQRCCVSNYYFSDHPVGDDEYFHPTSFRGRPDEPVKDVVLQADAAARGMVRRLFPKGVKQATHVYKKD, from the coding sequence ATGAACCGAACTGAAATTGGCGCGCTGATCGCGCAACGCCTCGCGCCTGTCGTAGCGGAGGCACATGAGCAGTGGCTTCGCGCGGCTCCCATCCACTTCTTCGTTGTCGACGACCTGCTGCCCGTCGAACTGGCCAGCGAGATCCGCCGTGCTTTTCCGGATGCATCGAAGATGATGCTTCGCAAGAGCCTGCGTGAATTGAAGTACGTCACGGCGCAGATGAACCAGCACGCGCCGCTGCTCGAAGAAATCATCTTCGCGTTCCAGGAGCCCGCGGTCGTCGAGCTCGTGCAGCAGATCAGCGGCTTACGCTCGCTGTATCCCGACGAGCATCTGTACGCGGGCGGCATCTCGATGATGGGCAACGGTCATTTTCTGAACCCGCATCTGGACAACTCGCATGACAAGGATCGCGCGCGTTACCGCGTGCTGAACCTGCTCTATTACGTTTCGCCCGACTGGCAGGCCGGCAACGGCGGCAATCTCGAGGTGTGGCCCAACGGTACGAAGGCCGAACCGACGACGATCGTGAGCGAGTTCAACCGGCTCGTCGTGATGGTCACTAACCAGCATTCGTGGCACTCCGTTTCGAAGAATCTGACCGACCAGCAGCGTTGCTGCGTGTCGAATTACTACTTCTCCGATCATCCGGTCGGGGATGATGAATACTTTCATCCGACCTCGTTTCGCGGGCGGCCCGACGAACCGGTCAAGGATGTCGTGCTGCAGGCCGACGCGGCCGCGCGTGGCATGGTGCGGCGGTTGTTTCCGAAAGGGGTGAAACAGGCTACGCACGTCTACAAGAAGGACTAG
- a CDS encoding NAD-dependent epimerase/dehydratase family protein, whose protein sequence is MTFSSELTPRRALITGARGFTGAYVRDELQRAGFEVVGTLAGNETPGPNEYVLDITSLDDCRRVIGEVRPTHIVHLAAISFVAHDDALEMYNVNVLGTLNLLQACVDVGVRPDKILIASSANVYGNAGGVIDESVVPAPVNHYAASKLAMEHLVRTWFERLPIVVTRPFNYTGRGQAPRFLVPKIVEHFVQRRPFIELGNLDVARDFSDVRTVAQTYRALLESAVAGEVVNVCSEHARTLHDVVDMVREASGHDLEIRVNPAFVRDNEVKLLVGSVARLRKLVPEVQPVDFVETIRWMVRSVDQT, encoded by the coding sequence GTGACTTTTTCTTCCGAACTGACGCCCCGGCGCGCACTGATCACCGGGGCGCGCGGTTTCACTGGCGCGTATGTGCGCGACGAATTGCAGCGCGCGGGATTTGAAGTGGTGGGCACACTTGCCGGCAACGAGACACCGGGTCCGAACGAGTACGTGCTCGACATTACGTCGCTCGACGACTGCAGACGCGTGATCGGCGAAGTACGGCCCACGCATATCGTCCATCTCGCCGCTATCAGCTTCGTTGCACACGATGATGCGCTGGAGATGTACAACGTCAACGTGCTCGGTACGTTGAATCTTTTGCAGGCTTGCGTGGACGTTGGCGTACGGCCGGACAAGATACTGATTGCGAGCAGCGCGAATGTGTATGGCAACGCCGGCGGCGTGATCGACGAGAGCGTGGTTCCCGCGCCCGTTAATCACTATGCGGCGAGCAAGCTGGCGATGGAGCATCTCGTGCGGACGTGGTTCGAACGCCTGCCGATCGTCGTGACGCGGCCGTTCAACTACACGGGGCGGGGGCAGGCACCGCGTTTTCTGGTGCCGAAGATCGTCGAGCATTTCGTGCAGCGTCGGCCTTTTATCGAGCTCGGCAACCTGGATGTGGCGCGCGACTTTTCCGACGTGCGGACGGTGGCGCAAACCTATCGGGCGCTGCTTGAATCGGCGGTGGCGGGGGAAGTTGTCAACGTTTGCAGTGAGCATGCTCGTACGCTGCACGATGTCGTGGACATGGTCCGCGAAGCTTCAGGGCACGACCTGGAGATTCGCGTCAACCCGGCTTTCGTCAGGGATAACGAAGTGAAGTTGCTGGTTGGTTCGGTGGCGCGGTTGCGCAAGCTCGTGCCCGAGGTTCAACCGGTTGATTTTGTCGAGACGATCCGGTGGATGGTTCGTTCGGTCGATCAGACGTAG
- a CDS encoding symmetrical bis(5'-nucleosyl)-tetraphosphatase: MRPHNDRRYFAVPVPLAFGDLQGCHTQFQQLLAKTAPPANTPLWFAGDLINRGPESLATLRAVIALGDRAVTVLGNHDLHLLSVSAGIRKSKRGDTLDDILAAPDAADLLDWIRHRPIAHFEHGMLLVHAGVLPQWDVTLTLELADDLQRALRAPDWKETLAGLYGNEPNRWTKHLKGTERLRITCSALTRLRFCDKDGVMDFSSSGGLDAAPEGYMPWFDVPSRKTADITMVFGHWAALGLTLRDNLVGLDSGCVWGNRLSAVQLARDPSKRTVTQVDCSACRSESDASSK, translated from the coding sequence ATCCGCCCACATAATGACCGTCGTTACTTCGCCGTCCCCGTCCCCCTCGCCTTCGGCGACCTACAAGGTTGCCACACCCAGTTCCAGCAACTCCTCGCAAAAACCGCCCCCCCCGCCAACACACCACTATGGTTTGCCGGCGACCTCATCAACCGCGGCCCCGAATCGCTCGCGACATTGCGCGCCGTAATCGCGCTGGGCGACCGGGCAGTCACGGTGCTAGGTAACCACGATCTGCACCTGCTGTCGGTCTCAGCGGGCATTCGCAAATCGAAACGAGGCGACACGCTCGACGACATCCTCGCCGCCCCCGACGCCGCCGATCTGCTCGACTGGATCCGTCATCGTCCGATCGCGCACTTCGAGCACGGCATGCTGCTGGTCCACGCCGGCGTGCTGCCGCAGTGGGACGTGACGCTAACGCTAGAACTCGCCGACGATCTGCAACGCGCGCTGCGCGCACCGGACTGGAAGGAAACGCTCGCAGGTCTCTACGGCAACGAGCCGAACCGCTGGACGAAGCATCTGAAAGGCACCGAGCGTCTGCGCATTACCTGCAGCGCGCTCACCCGGCTGCGCTTTTGCGACAAGGACGGCGTGATGGATTTCTCATCGAGTGGCGGACTCGATGCCGCTCCGGAAGGCTACATGCCCTGGTTCGACGTCCCGTCGCGCAAGACGGCCGACATTACGATGGTATTCGGCCACTGGGCCGCGCTCGGCCTGACCCTGCGCGACAATCTGGTCGGCCTCGATTCGGGTTGCGTGTGGGGCAATCGGCTTTCGGCCGTGCAACTGGCAAGAGACCCCAGCAAACGCACGGTCACGCAGGTGGATTGTTCGGCCTGCCGCTCGGAATCCGACGCGTCTTCGAAGTAG
- the rfbB gene encoding dTDP-glucose 4,6-dehydratase: MILVTGGAGFIGANFVLDWLNTSDEPVVNLDKLTYAGNLSTLKPRQGDARHIFVRADICDRAALDALFAEHKPRAVLHFAAESHVDRSIHGPADFVQTNVVGTFTLLEATRAYWNTLGDDDKAAFRFLHVSTDEVFGSLSSTDPQFSETTSYAPNSPYSATKAGSDHLVRAYHHTYGLPTLTTNCSNNYGPYQFPEKLIPLIIANALGGKPLPVYGDGQNVRDWLYVGDHCSAIREVLARGASGETYNVGGWNEKKNLEVVHTLCDLLDELRPKAAGSYRDQITYVTDRPGHDRRYAIDARKLERELGWKPAETFETGLKKTVQWYLDNQEWVDEVVSGDYRKWVETNYAQRA, from the coding sequence ATGATCCTGGTAACGGGCGGCGCCGGTTTTATCGGAGCCAATTTTGTGCTCGACTGGTTGAATACATCGGACGAGCCTGTCGTCAACCTCGACAAACTGACTTACGCCGGTAATTTGAGTACGCTAAAGCCGCGGCAGGGTGATGCGCGACACATCTTCGTGCGAGCTGATATCTGTGATCGGGCAGCACTCGATGCGCTATTCGCCGAGCATAAGCCGCGTGCAGTGCTGCACTTCGCGGCCGAAAGTCATGTCGATCGGTCCATTCACGGTCCGGCCGATTTCGTGCAGACCAACGTGGTCGGCACATTTACGCTGCTTGAAGCCACGCGCGCATACTGGAATACGCTAGGCGACGATGATAAGGCGGCATTTCGCTTCCTGCATGTGTCGACCGATGAGGTGTTCGGTTCGCTGTCGAGCACCGACCCGCAATTCTCGGAAACGACGTCCTATGCGCCGAATAGTCCGTACTCCGCAACTAAAGCGGGTTCCGATCATCTGGTTCGCGCATACCATCACACGTACGGCTTGCCGACACTGACGACGAACTGTTCGAACAACTACGGTCCCTACCAGTTTCCGGAGAAACTGATTCCACTGATCATCGCCAACGCGCTGGGCGGCAAACCTCTACCCGTGTATGGCGATGGTCAGAATGTGCGCGACTGGTTGTATGTCGGCGATCACTGCAGCGCGATCCGCGAGGTTCTTGCGCGCGGCGCATCGGGCGAGACGTACAACGTGGGCGGCTGGAACGAGAAGAAGAATCTTGAAGTCGTGCACACCCTGTGCGACCTGCTCGATGAGCTTCGTCCGAAGGCTGCGGGCTCGTATCGCGATCAGATCACGTATGTGACCGATCGCCCGGGCCACGATCGCCGTTATGCAATCGATGCCCGCAAGCTCGAACGCGAACTCGGCTGGAAGCCAGCTGAAACCTTTGAGACCGGTCTGAAAAAGACAGTGCAGTGGTATCTCGACAATCAGGAGTGGGTCGACGAAGTGGTATCTGGCGACTACCGCAAATGGGTCGAGACGAACTACGCGCAGCGCGCGTAA
- the rfbA gene encoding glucose-1-phosphate thymidylyltransferase RfbA has protein sequence MARKGIILAGGSGTRLYPITHVVSKQLLPVYDKPMIYYPLSTLMLAGIRDVLVISTPEDTPRFQAMLGDGAQWGMNLQYAVQPSPDGLAQAFIIGREFIGADPSALILGDNIFHGHDLARQLAAASATHDCATVFAYHVNDPERYGVVEFDDQFRALSIEEKPARPRSNYAVTGLYFYDNDVCDIAADIKPSPRGELEITDVNSRYLSAGKLRVEMMGRGYAWLDTGTHDSLIEAATFIATLQKRQGLVVACPEEIAYRHRWIDAAQVERLAAPLAKNGYGKYLIKLLSEPIA, from the coding sequence ATGGCACGTAAGGGCATTATTCTCGCGGGTGGATCGGGCACGCGGCTCTATCCGATTACACATGTCGTCTCGAAGCAGCTGTTACCGGTGTACGACAAGCCGATGATCTACTATCCGCTGTCGACGCTGATGCTCGCGGGCATTCGTGACGTACTCGTTATTTCCACGCCTGAAGACACGCCGCGCTTCCAGGCGATGCTTGGCGATGGCGCGCAATGGGGGATGAACCTGCAATATGCGGTACAGCCTTCTCCCGATGGGCTTGCACAGGCATTCATCATTGGGCGCGAGTTCATCGGTGCCGATCCGTCCGCGCTGATACTCGGCGACAACATTTTTCACGGCCATGATCTGGCGCGACAGCTCGCAGCTGCCAGTGCTACGCACGACTGCGCGACAGTCTTTGCATACCATGTCAACGACCCCGAACGTTACGGCGTCGTGGAGTTCGACGATCAATTCCGTGCGCTTTCCATTGAAGAGAAACCCGCGCGGCCGCGCTCGAACTATGCGGTGACGGGGCTCTACTTCTACGACAACGATGTCTGCGATATTGCAGCAGATATCAAACCTTCTCCGCGCGGAGAGCTCGAGATTACCGATGTCAATTCACGGTACCTGAGTGCGGGCAAGTTGCGTGTCGAGATGATGGGACGCGGCTATGCGTGGCTTGATACCGGAACGCACGATTCGTTGATCGAGGCTGCAACGTTCATTGCAACCTTGCAGAAACGGCAGGGGTTGGTGGTGGCGTGTCCCGAAGAGATCGCGTACCGGCACCGGTGGATCGACGCGGCGCAGGTGGAGCGGCTCGCAGCACCGCTTGCCAAGAATGGCTATGGCAAATATCTCATCAAGCTGCTTTCGGAACCCATTGCATGA
- the rfbC gene encoding dTDP-4-dehydrorhamnose 3,5-epimerase, with product MKIIVTPTSLPEVKLIEPKVFGDARGFFFESFNAREFAEGVGEQVDFVQDNHSLSTQNVLRGLHYQVERPQGKLVRVVAGEVFDVAVDIRASSPNFGKWTGVRLSAENKRQLWIPAGFAHGFLVLSERAEFLYKTTDYWLPEYERCLVWNDAQVGIEWPIDGEPVLAAKDAAGKTLAEAEHYA from the coding sequence ATGAAGATCATTGTTACCCCAACGTCGCTACCCGAAGTCAAACTCATCGAGCCCAAAGTCTTTGGGGATGCGCGTGGCTTCTTTTTCGAAAGTTTCAACGCGCGGGAGTTTGCCGAAGGCGTCGGTGAACAGGTGGACTTCGTGCAAGACAATCATTCGCTATCGACACAGAACGTACTGCGAGGATTGCATTATCAGGTTGAACGACCGCAAGGAAAGCTCGTGCGAGTGGTGGCTGGCGAGGTGTTCGATGTCGCGGTCGACATCAGGGCAAGTTCGCCAAACTTCGGCAAATGGACCGGTGTGCGACTAAGCGCCGAGAACAAGCGACAGCTGTGGATTCCAGCAGGATTTGCGCACGGGTTCCTCGTATTGTCCGAGCGCGCGGAGTTCCTCTATAAAACGACGGACTACTGGCTCCCGGAGTACGAGCGCTGCCTCGTGTGGAATGACGCGCAGGTAGGTATCGAATGGCCCATCGACGGTGAGCCGGTGTTAGCGGCAAAAGACGCAGCGGGTAAGACGCTTGCAGAAGCCGAACACTATGCTTGA
- a CDS encoding NUDIX hydrolase encodes MEKLTFEYDRSDGSTQQLTNEIYHIDDGAAGLLYDVERRTVVLVRQFRLPAYLQGASGFTLEAAAGFLDGVSPEERVREEIMEEAGYRVASAKKVFEALMVPGCMTHTVHCFVAPYTPADRIAAGGGLLEEGEDISVIELSIDDALTMIESGEIVDAKTIMLLQYAQLRLFGKS; translated from the coding sequence TTGGAAAAGCTGACTTTCGAATACGATCGCAGCGACGGCAGCACGCAGCAGCTCACCAATGAGATCTACCACATAGACGATGGGGCCGCAGGGCTGCTCTATGACGTTGAGCGCCGTACCGTTGTGCTTGTGCGGCAGTTCCGTTTGCCCGCGTACCTGCAAGGGGCGAGTGGATTCACGCTCGAAGCGGCAGCTGGTTTTCTCGACGGTGTTTCGCCGGAAGAGCGTGTGCGCGAGGAGATCATGGAGGAGGCCGGATATCGTGTGGCTTCGGCGAAGAAGGTGTTCGAGGCGTTGATGGTGCCGGGTTGTATGACCCACACGGTGCATTGTTTCGTTGCACCGTATACGCCGGCGGACAGGATTGCAGCGGGTGGCGGACTACTGGAAGAGGGCGAAGATATTTCCGTGATCGAACTATCAATCGACGATGCGTTGACGATGATCGAGAGCGGTGAGATTGTTGATGCCAAGACGATCATGTTGTTGCAGTACGCGCAGCTGCGTCTTTTTGGCAAGTCTTGA
- a CDS encoding ABC transporter permease: protein MKYLIALNDVRDGIRSRELWLALGMQDIRQRYRRSMLGPFWLTISMGVMIGAMGPLYGALFGYSAAVFIPHLALGLIFWGFIAGQISDFGEAFSNSTNYLRQMKLPLSMFVLRVMCRHSIILAHNILVFVVVWAILPVHLNANLLVLPFAVLLVLANIFWIGVITSIFCTRYRDMQPVIGNLVQVMFFVTPIIWRAEQLSPARQHLIHLNPFFYLLELLREPLLGMMPAPAIWLRAAGMAVVGIAVALYMLGKLRHRVTYWL, encoded by the coding sequence GTGAAGTATTTGATCGCGTTAAATGACGTCCGTGATGGTATCCGTAGCCGCGAACTGTGGCTCGCCCTTGGCATGCAGGACATTCGCCAGCGCTATCGCCGCTCGATGCTGGGGCCGTTCTGGCTGACCATTAGCATGGGCGTCATGATCGGCGCTATGGGGCCGTTGTACGGAGCGCTGTTCGGATATAGCGCTGCGGTCTTCATTCCCCACCTTGCGCTTGGGTTGATCTTTTGGGGTTTCATTGCTGGGCAGATCAGCGACTTCGGAGAGGCGTTCTCGAATTCGACGAATTATCTGCGGCAAATGAAGCTGCCGCTTTCCATGTTCGTGCTTCGGGTGATGTGTCGACACTCGATCATCCTTGCGCACAATATTCTCGTCTTTGTCGTGGTCTGGGCAATTTTGCCGGTCCATCTGAATGCGAACCTGCTGGTTCTGCCATTCGCGGTACTTCTTGTGCTGGCCAATATCTTCTGGATCGGCGTCATCACCAGTATCTTTTGTACGCGGTACCGCGACATGCAACCGGTGATCGGTAACCTGGTGCAGGTTATGTTCTTCGTCACACCGATTATCTGGAGGGCGGAACAGCTCTCCCCCGCGCGGCAACACCTGATTCACCTCAATCCGTTCTTCTATCTTCTGGAACTCTTGCGGGAGCCGTTGCTTGGCATGATGCCGGCGCCTGCAATCTGGCTTCGCGCCGCGGGGATGGCAGTGGTTGGAATTGCGGTGGCGCTGTATATGCTCGGCAAGCTCCGGCATCGCGTTACATATTGGCTTTGA
- a CDS encoding ABC transporter ATP-binding protein — MHISLENVTVRFPIYDAKQRSFKRAVMAAATGGQFVGKSGHTVVEALHDINLEIAEGDRIALLGDNGAGKTTLLRVLAGVYHPDEGSVRVQGRVTSLLDSMLGMDLESTGYENMYLRGLFLGLKAKQIAALADEIAEFSELGDFLNVPVRTYSSGMTLRLAFSISTIIKPEVLLMDEWMSVGDEHFKHKAEQRLEQFISDAGILVIATHDSGLADRLATRRVTMAHGRIAAVE, encoded by the coding sequence ATGCATATTTCTCTTGAGAACGTGACCGTACGGTTTCCCATTTACGATGCGAAGCAGCGATCGTTCAAGCGTGCGGTGATGGCGGCCGCGACGGGCGGTCAATTTGTTGGCAAGTCTGGGCACACCGTCGTAGAGGCGCTGCACGATATCAATCTGGAGATTGCCGAGGGCGATCGGATAGCGTTGCTTGGCGATAACGGGGCGGGCAAAACGACCTTGCTGCGTGTGCTAGCAGGGGTGTACCACCCTGATGAAGGTTCCGTTCGCGTGCAGGGCCGCGTGACCAGTTTGCTGGATTCGATGCTGGGTATGGATCTCGAGTCCACCGGCTACGAAAACATGTATCTGCGCGGACTCTTCCTTGGTCTCAAGGCTAAGCAGATTGCAGCGCTAGCGGACGAGATTGCGGAGTTTAGCGAGCTTGGCGATTTTCTGAATGTGCCGGTGCGCACGTATTCGTCCGGGATGACGCTGCGTCTGGCGTTTTCGATTTCTACGATCATCAAGCCCGAAGTCTTGCTGATGGATGAGTGGATGAGCGTCGGTGATGAACACTTTAAGCACAAGGCGGAGCAACGTCTTGAGCAGTTCATTAGCGATGCTGGAATCCTCGTGATTGCGACGCATGACTCTGGGTTGGCGGATCGTCTTGCGACTCGGCGCGTCACGATGGCGCATGGAAGGATTGCTGCGGTTGAGTGA
- a CDS encoding acyltransferase family protein gives MQLIPPNKPNSQWTVLAGLRFVLALCVVITHSGIVAPGYFLWRHVGNTGYPAVFGFFMISGYSIAASLISKPSGYFWRRVRRIYPTYIVALLFSTIVLLPHPLHLPLGQVIVLSNWQTILSNVFMMQGTLTQSVSGDGAVWSLSVEWWCYMLAIVLIRYSVKWTSVLIGLSFAALMIYMRSKGYLVGDSHMPLGLDFLLLAWAWMTGFSFYRAPTKINFALMLILPVIMFDMGDHLPLASVTVAATAALVYLSNEIHIKNDKINKCIKWLGDMSYPLYLLHPPLLYWLSSEASIRNGNVLIICIVLIVSISYYIGSTLMNKIEPQLRHLISGSRSEVSSSRTGTV, from the coding sequence ATGCAATTGATACCCCCAAATAAACCCAACTCACAGTGGACTGTCCTCGCTGGACTACGCTTTGTATTAGCCTTGTGCGTCGTTATAACGCATTCTGGTATCGTGGCCCCCGGATATTTCTTGTGGAGGCATGTAGGGAATACCGGATACCCCGCAGTATTCGGATTCTTCATGATCAGTGGATACAGCATCGCCGCGAGCCTTATATCGAAACCCAGCGGCTATTTCTGGCGCCGAGTGCGACGCATATATCCGACTTACATCGTTGCGCTTTTATTTTCAACAATTGTCCTGCTGCCACACCCGCTGCACCTTCCTCTGGGTCAAGTGATAGTACTAAGCAACTGGCAAACAATTCTCAGCAACGTCTTTATGATGCAGGGGACGCTCACTCAGTCGGTAAGCGGTGACGGCGCTGTCTGGTCGCTCTCTGTCGAATGGTGGTGCTACATGCTCGCCATAGTACTAATTCGATACAGCGTCAAATGGACATCCGTTCTGATCGGATTGTCTTTCGCCGCTTTGATGATCTATATGAGATCAAAGGGCTATTTGGTCGGTGATTCACATATGCCGCTTGGCTTGGATTTCCTCCTCCTTGCATGGGCATGGATGACGGGATTTTCATTTTACAGAGCGCCGACGAAAATCAATTTCGCGCTCATGCTGATTCTGCCAGTAATAATGTTTGATATGGGTGATCATCTGCCACTCGCATCGGTCACAGTTGCAGCTACAGCTGCGCTTGTTTATCTATCGAATGAAATTCACATCAAGAACGATAAAATAAATAAATGTATAAAATGGCTCGGTGATATGTCATATCCCTTGTACCTGCTACATCCGCCTCTTCTCTACTGGTTGTCTTCGGAAGCATCGATTCGAAATGGGAATGTTTTGATCATTTGCATCGTTTTAATTGTATCGATTTCTTATTATATTGGATCAACTCTAATGAATAAGATAGAGCCACAATTGAGGCATCTCATTTCGGGCAGCAGATCAGAAGTCTCTTCGAGCAGGACAGGTACCGTATGA
- a CDS encoding acyltransferase family protein produces the protein MSRGYKNLPSLTGGRGVAALLVAVHHGCLTWGGALVPIGNVGWLGVTYFFILSGFVLTWAFSPDRSYREFILYRIARIYPLHLVTLLVSLAFFAIFGHALGGYIGTRVGTVTQFFLIHDFVPGHPEIRQSWNGVSWSLSAEFFFYLLAPWFISRLNRIKEENLIRIGQALYFLHLTIGVVASSFQFPQVLDFMQYHPIAYMPTFIYGIVAAIFIQRGFEFSPNTGTKLMLFVPIFFYVYHNEVRNAIVMIDLCTPAFLAIIIGGATDDLKGKRTILSHGLIEKIGEASFSLYMTHALLLGVMAAVFHKFGMESHPSLKILIFLICSLLLSRLVYLWVELPSRKWFLVVVGLGRSKKQVLYSAK, from the coding sequence ATGAGTAGAGGTTATAAAAATTTGCCCTCACTGACTGGAGGGCGCGGAGTTGCAGCTCTGTTAGTTGCCGTTCACCACGGTTGCTTGACTTGGGGTGGTGCACTAGTGCCCATCGGCAACGTCGGCTGGCTTGGGGTCACGTATTTCTTTATATTATCGGGTTTCGTATTGACGTGGGCATTTTCTCCCGATAGATCCTATCGAGAATTTATTTTATACCGCATTGCACGAATCTACCCGCTGCATCTCGTTACCTTGTTGGTTTCACTCGCGTTCTTTGCAATATTTGGCCATGCATTAGGGGGCTATATAGGGACCCGAGTCGGCACGGTTACTCAATTTTTCCTGATTCATGATTTTGTGCCGGGGCACCCCGAGATAAGGCAGTCATGGAACGGAGTTTCGTGGTCGTTAAGTGCAGAGTTTTTCTTTTATCTATTGGCTCCATGGTTTATATCGAGGCTGAATCGTATAAAAGAAGAGAATTTAATCAGAATCGGGCAAGCGCTATATTTCCTGCATTTGACGATTGGTGTTGTTGCGAGTAGCTTTCAGTTCCCGCAGGTGCTGGATTTTATGCAATATCATCCCATTGCATACATGCCAACCTTCATTTATGGGATTGTTGCGGCTATCTTTATTCAAAGAGGGTTTGAGTTTTCACCAAACACTGGTACAAAATTGATGTTGTTTGTTCCAATCTTCTTCTATGTTTACCATAACGAAGTGCGTAACGCCATTGTGATGATTGATTTGTGCACCCCCGCATTTCTGGCAATTATCATTGGAGGTGCGACAGATGATTTGAAGGGGAAGCGGACCATTTTGAGTCATGGCCTGATAGAGAAGATCGGAGAAGCGTCCTTTTCACTGTATATGACGCACGCGTTGCTTCTGGGTGTCATGGCCGCGGTATTCCATAAATTTGGAATGGAATCTCATCCGTCGTTGAAAATATTGATTTTCTTGATTTGTAGCCTGCTGTTGTCCCGTTTGGTTTATCTGTGGGTGGAGCTTCCGTCACGTAAATGGTTTCTCGTTGTGGTTGGTCTAGGTCGCTCGAAGAAACAGGTACTCTATAGTGCCAAATGA